From a region of the Candidatus Rhabdochlamydia porcellionis genome:
- a CDS encoding CDP-alcohol phosphatidyltransferase family protein gives MRRVYLIPNMITAFGLACGLFVIFKVNMVEPGSGLFQVLRISVLLLLVAAFADLLDGAVARAFRAESEFGFIFDSLADAISFGVAPSVLLLKTLSLEPGTGLSFLAVLGAMLYSICGILRLVRFNVKTTEPKTNAEALSAKKHFTGLPIPAAALAAVSLNLLFASDFFHNYFPLSEEVHATTLSIVMIILGYFMVSRWKFPSSKALHFRVPSFQLVFGTVISAIFVFYGTLYFFPIMLTMVTWSYILLGWTLSIIRLIAGRKSKTLVDFEPEDED, from the coding sequence ATGCGAAGGGTTTATCTAATTCCCAACATGATCACAGCTTTTGGCTTAGCTTGTGGGTTATTTGTTATTTTTAAAGTAAATATGGTAGAGCCTGGTTCTGGATTGTTTCAAGTATTGCGTATATCGGTGCTGTTATTATTAGTGGCAGCTTTTGCAGATTTATTAGACGGCGCTGTTGCTCGAGCATTTCGAGCAGAGAGTGAGTTTGGATTTATTTTTGACTCATTAGCAGATGCTATATCTTTTGGAGTAGCACCATCTGTTTTGCTTCTCAAAACATTATCATTAGAGCCGGGAACAGGACTGTCTTTTTTAGCTGTTTTAGGTGCTATGCTCTATTCCATCTGCGGTATTTTACGACTCGTTCGTTTTAATGTAAAAACAACAGAACCTAAAACAAATGCAGAAGCTTTATCTGCAAAAAAACACTTTACAGGTCTTCCTATTCCCGCTGCTGCTTTAGCAGCGGTTTCTCTAAACCTTTTATTTGCATCTGACTTTTTCCATAACTATTTTCCTCTATCTGAAGAAGTACATGCTACCACTTTAAGCATTGTAATGATTATTTTAGGATATTTTATGGTAAGCCGTTGGAAGTTTCCCAGCTCTAAAGCCCTGCATTTTCGAGTCCCTTCTTTTCAGTTGGTTTTTGGGACCGTTATCTCAGCGATTTTTGTTTTTTATGGAACGCTTTACTTCTTTCCCATTATGCTAACTATGGTAACATGGAGTTATATTCTTCTGGGATGGACTTTATCGATTATCCGTTTGATTGCAGGTAGAAAATCAAAAACCCTAGTGGATTTCGAACCAGAGGATGAGGACTAA
- a CDS encoding DNA recombination protein RmuC, which produces MNKDLVIILLAIIGWGLWLVALMSRKRLEISLALAQKKAEEASTLDLQLKEKEKEIFTLLLQQKSSEERQQAIKLAEQHFKLLFQSLSSQALEHNNKQFLSVAETEIAKWRISAQSDLDKRKQSVEEMLVPFKETLVKLDLEMRKYENERRSEREVFKEQVRALTDSERQLKAETANLVQVLKNPQSRGRWGEMQLKRIVELAGMLNYCDFYEQKHKSTEEASIRPDLLVRLPGGKQIIVDAKVPLEAYLEAMYHSDEKIKETKFRDHARHIRAHVNALSKKSYWEHFQPAPEFVILFLPAEAFFSAALEHDPSLIEVGAEQGVIIATPTTLIALLRTVFYGWRQENLSKQSEKVRELGQELYKRLLDMTGHWSKMGKSLAQAVESYNKAVGSLETRVLVTARKFKDLQLLSEEVDLEPLSEIDKKPRDLQIAELMTPKT; this is translated from the coding sequence ATGAATAAGGACCTTGTCATTATTTTATTAGCTATCATTGGATGGGGGCTTTGGTTAGTTGCGCTTATGAGTCGAAAAAGACTAGAGATTTCCTTAGCCCTAGCCCAGAAAAAAGCAGAAGAAGCATCTACTTTAGATCTGCAATTAAAAGAAAAAGAAAAAGAGATTTTTACTCTTTTGTTGCAGCAAAAAAGCTCTGAAGAAAGACAACAAGCCATAAAGCTAGCAGAACAACATTTTAAGCTTCTATTTCAGTCTCTATCTTCTCAAGCGCTAGAGCACAATAACAAACAATTTCTATCTGTTGCTGAAACAGAAATTGCTAAATGGCGTATCTCTGCTCAATCAGATTTAGATAAACGCAAACAATCAGTAGAAGAAATGCTTGTGCCTTTTAAAGAAACTCTGGTCAAACTTGATCTAGAGATGCGTAAATATGAAAATGAACGTAGATCTGAGCGAGAGGTTTTTAAAGAGCAAGTACGCGCTTTAACCGATAGTGAAAGACAACTTAAAGCAGAAACAGCCAATCTTGTACAAGTGCTAAAAAATCCTCAATCTCGTGGTAGATGGGGAGAAATGCAATTAAAGAGAATCGTTGAATTAGCTGGTATGCTTAACTATTGTGACTTTTATGAGCAAAAACATAAATCTACAGAAGAAGCAAGCATCAGACCCGATCTTCTCGTTCGTTTGCCCGGTGGTAAGCAAATTATCGTTGATGCCAAAGTCCCTTTAGAAGCGTACTTAGAAGCTATGTACCATTCTGATGAAAAGATCAAAGAGACTAAATTTCGCGATCATGCGCGTCATATAAGAGCTCATGTCAATGCTTTGAGTAAAAAGAGTTATTGGGAGCACTTTCAACCCGCTCCTGAATTTGTCATTTTGTTTTTACCAGCAGAAGCTTTTTTTAGTGCAGCGCTTGAGCATGATCCTTCTTTAATTGAAGTAGGTGCGGAGCAAGGAGTCATCATTGCAACCCCAACTACCCTCATAGCGCTTTTACGTACAGTGTTTTACGGTTGGAGACAGGAAAACTTATCCAAACAATCAGAGAAAGTAAGAGAGCTTGGTCAAGAGTTATATAAAAGATTGCTTGATATGACAGGGCATTGGTCTAAAATGGGTAAAAGTTTGGCTCAAGCAGTTGAATCCTATAATAAAGCAGTAGGATCTTTAGAAACCCGTGTTTTAGTAACAGCGCGCAAATTTAAAGATTTACAATTGCTCTCTGAAGAAGTGGATTTAGAACCGTTATCTGAAATTGATAAAAAACCACGAGATTTGCAAATTGCTGAGCTTATGACTCCCAAGACTTAG